One window of the Chryseobacterium camelliae genome contains the following:
- the asnS gene encoding asparagine--tRNA ligase has protein sequence MKKQTIKEILQDYRKVLHHDITVYGWVRAFRSNRFIALNDGSTINNLQIVVDFENFDEEVISKISTAASLKVVGEVVESQGAGQTVEIIAKKIIILGDNFTEERDKTILQPKKHSLEVLREQAHLRFRTNLFGAVFRVRHAISFAIHSFFNQNQFFYINTPVITGADAEGAGEMFGVTNFDLNQIPRDEQGDIDFAQDFFGKKTNLTVSGQLEGETAAMGLGRIYTFGPTFRAENSNTTRHLAEFWMIEPEVAFNNLEDNIDLAEDFLKYVIQYALDHCKDDLDFLDKRFAEEQKSKPEKERAKEGLIEKLENVVSKRFKRVSYTEAIEILLNSKENKKGKFQYPVESWGADLQSEHERFLVEKHFESPVVLFDYPKEIKAFYMKLNDDNKTVAAMDVLFPGIGEIIGGSEREARLDVLKQKMAEMHVDEHELWWYMDTRKFGSVPHAGFGLGLERLVLFITGMTNIRDVIPFPRTPKNAEF, from the coding sequence ATGAAAAAGCAGACGATTAAGGAAATCCTACAGGATTACAGGAAAGTATTACATCATGATATTACGGTTTACGGCTGGGTAAGAGCGTTCCGCTCTAACCGATTCATCGCCCTTAATGATGGTTCCACAATCAATAATTTGCAGATTGTTGTTGATTTTGAAAATTTCGATGAAGAGGTGATCAGTAAAATAAGTACTGCTGCTTCTTTGAAGGTAGTAGGGGAAGTGGTGGAAAGCCAGGGTGCCGGACAGACGGTAGAAATCATTGCCAAGAAAATTATTATTTTAGGAGACAATTTTACGGAAGAAAGGGATAAAACCATCCTGCAGCCGAAAAAACATTCCCTGGAAGTCCTGAGGGAGCAGGCTCACCTGAGGTTCAGGACCAATTTATTCGGCGCTGTTTTCAGGGTGCGTCATGCCATCAGTTTTGCCATCCATTCATTCTTCAACCAAAACCAGTTTTTTTACATCAATACCCCGGTTATTACCGGAGCTGATGCCGAAGGGGCGGGAGAAATGTTCGGGGTGACCAATTTTGATCTGAACCAAATCCCGAGAGATGAGCAGGGAGACATTGATTTTGCGCAGGATTTCTTCGGGAAAAAGACCAATCTTACCGTTTCCGGACAGCTTGAAGGGGAAACCGCAGCGATGGGACTGGGAAGGATTTATACATTCGGGCCGACGTTCCGTGCTGAGAATTCCAATACTACAAGGCACCTTGCCGAGTTCTGGATGATTGAGCCGGAAGTAGCCTTCAACAATCTTGAAGATAACATTGATTTAGCGGAGGATTTCCTGAAATATGTGATCCAGTATGCTTTAGATCACTGTAAAGATGACCTGGATTTCCTGGATAAGCGTTTTGCCGAGGAGCAGAAATCGAAACCGGAAAAGGAACGAGCTAAAGAAGGACTTATCGAAAAGCTTGAAAATGTAGTATCCAAGCGTTTCAAAAGGGTTTCTTACACGGAAGCGATTGAGATTTTACTGAACTCAAAAGAAAATAAAAAAGGCAAATTCCAGTACCCTGTTGAAAGCTGGGGTGCAGACCTTCAGTCTGAGCATGAAAGGTTCCTGGTAGAAAAGCATTTTGAAAGCCCGGTGGTCTTGTTTGATTACCCGAAAGAAATCAAGGCATTCTATATGAAGCTGAATGATGATAACAAAACCGTTGCCGCTATGGATGTCTTGTTCCCGGGTATCGGCGAAATTATCGGCGGCTCAGAACGAGAAGCGAGGCTGGACGTCCTGAAGCAGAAAATGGCGGAAATGCATGTGGATGAGCATGAATTATGGTGGTATATGGATACCCGTAAATTCGGCTCCGTCCCGCACGCAGGATTCGGGCTTGGCCTGGAGAGATTGGTGTTGTTCATTACAGGAATGACCAACATCCGGGACGTGATTCCTTTTCCGAGAACACCGAAAAATGCAGAATTCTAA
- the rimM gene encoding ribosome maturation factor RimM (Essential for efficient processing of 16S rRNA), with translation MKKEDCYLLGKITRRHGLAGNVILKLDTDQPELYTKLDSIFVEINGLLVPFFIAKTAWSKSDSLNIAFKNSTEALVDQSLGKNVYLPLSTLPKLTGKQFYYHEIIGYSILDENDNDCGVIRSVNDQTAQTYFVTNLDGKEVVIPMIKDWIIEVNREERFIKMQLPEGLIDVFLVPSKKDE, from the coding sequence ATGAAAAAAGAAGACTGCTATTTATTGGGTAAAATTACACGGAGACATGGCCTTGCCGGAAATGTGATCCTGAAACTGGATACCGACCAGCCGGAGCTGTACACTAAACTGGATTCTATTTTTGTTGAAATCAACGGTTTGCTGGTGCCTTTTTTTATTGCAAAAACGGCGTGGAGCAAGTCCGATTCGCTGAATATTGCCTTTAAAAATTCCACCGAAGCATTGGTGGACCAATCCTTAGGCAAAAATGTCTACCTGCCTTTATCCACTCTGCCGAAGCTTACCGGCAAACAGTTCTATTACCATGAAATCATTGGTTACAGCATCCTTGATGAAAATGACAATGATTGCGGAGTCATTCGGTCTGTCAATGACCAGACTGCCCAGACGTATTTTGTTACGAATCTCGATGGTAAGGAAGTAGTTATTCCTATGATCAAAGACTGGATCATTGAAGTGAACCGCGAAGAGAGATTCATCAAAATGCAGCTCCCTGAAGGGCTGATTGACGTTTTCCTGGTTCCCTCCAAGAAAGACGAATAA
- a CDS encoding 30S ribosomal protein S16 translates to MSVKIRLQRHGKKGKPFFHIVVADSRARRDGRFIEKLGTYNPITNPATIELNVDSAVKWLNNGAQPTDTARAILSYKGALYKKHLQGGVAKGAFDEAEAEKRFNAWVETKESKVQGKVEGLAQSKSDAKKAAFDAETKVNEARIAAAAKAEADAKAAEEAANAPAEETAEGEAPAAEAEGTEETQA, encoded by the coding sequence ATGTCAGTAAAAATCAGATTACAGAGACACGGTAAAAAAGGAAAGCCTTTCTTCCACATCGTGGTTGCAGATTCCAGAGCCAGAAGAGATGGTAGATTCATCGAGAAACTGGGAACTTACAACCCAATTACTAACCCGGCAACTATTGAGTTGAACGTTGATTCTGCTGTAAAGTGGTTAAACAACGGTGCTCAGCCAACTGATACAGCTAGAGCAATCCTTTCTTACAAAGGAGCCCTTTACAAAAAACACTTACAAGGTGGTGTAGCAAAAGGTGCTTTTGATGAGGCTGAAGCAGAAAAAAGATTCAATGCTTGGGTTGAAACTAAAGAATCTAAAGTACAAGGGAAAGTAGAAGGTCTTGCTCAGTCTAAGTCTGATGCCAAGAAAGCTGCTTTTGATGCTGAAACTAAAGTAAACGAAGCAAGAATTGCTGCAGCTGCAAAAGCTGAGGCTGATGCAAAAGCTGCTGAAGAAGCGGCTAACGCTCCTGCTGAGGAAACTGCTGAAGGTGAGGCTCCTGCTGCTGAGGCAGAAGGTACTGAAGAAACTCAGGCTTAA
- a CDS encoding nitroreductase family protein, protein MNKAEILKEIIEQRRSIFPKDYTETKIPQQILDEILNSGTMAPNHKRTKPWRFKIFRGEEKAKLASEMQAIYKATQPEHQFLEKKYQDIGFKIHKADTIVSIVVNFSGMVPEWEEIAAVSMAVQNMYLTCTANGIGCYWSSPKIVDHLKDSLTIEENQKCLGLFYMGKLA, encoded by the coding sequence ATGAACAAAGCAGAAATTTTAAAAGAAATTATAGAGCAGCGCAGAAGTATTTTCCCGAAAGACTATACGGAGACAAAAATTCCTCAGCAAATTCTCGATGAAATTTTAAATTCAGGCACCATGGCTCCTAATCATAAACGGACAAAGCCGTGGCGTTTTAAAATCTTCCGAGGAGAAGAAAAAGCTAAGCTTGCATCGGAAATGCAGGCCATCTATAAAGCAACCCAGCCTGAACACCAGTTTCTTGAAAAGAAATACCAGGATATAGGCTTTAAAATCCATAAAGCAGATACCATAGTGTCCATTGTTGTCAATTTCAGTGGTATGGTACCCGAATGGGAAGAGATTGCTGCGGTTTCCATGGCGGTCCAGAATATGTACCTCACCTGTACGGCCAACGGGATCGGCTGCTACTGGAGTTCCCCTAAGATCGTGGACCACCTGAAAGATTCCCTCACCATTGAGGAAAACCAGAAGTGTTTGGGATTATTCTACATGGGTAAGCTTGCATAA
- a CDS encoding M3 family metallopeptidase, whose translation MNILTEKFNTPYQSAPFSQIKNDDYLPAFRELIRKSEEEIDHIVRNLETSSFENVIEALAYSGEQLDLASHIFFNLNSAETSDELQQLAQEISPILTEYSSKISQNEALFDKIKKVYENRGEYSLNEEQEMLLEETYKGFVRSGALLNEEDKEKLKKINMDLSLKSLQFGQNVLASTNAYYKHITRKEDLTGIPEAILEQYAEEAKERGLEGWVITLQYPSYIPLMTYSENRELRKELALANGRKSFDGGEFDNQGLIKELLQLKQQKAKLLGYANYAEYVLEERMAKSPDSVLNFLNELLTKAKPFAEKEIEALESLAKADGIEALQSYDHAYYAEKLRKQKFDLNDEELKPYFPLEQVQEAVFGLSEKLFGLTFKERTDIPKYHEDVKTYEVQENGTYKALLYVDYFPRKGKRAGAWMTSYKNQYRKNGDNSRPHISIVCNFTKPTKDTPSLLTFQEVTTLFHEFGHALHGMLADTQYPNLSGTSVKWDFVELPSQFLENFCYEPEFLKTFARHYQTGAVLPDDKIRKIEQSKNFMEGYQTLRQIGFGVLDMNYHTRPSELEHKSVKEFEDEHTKATQLYPSNPETAMSPSFSHIFQGGYSAGYYSYKWAEVLDADAFQYFKEDGIFNPEVAAKYKILLSSGGTKDPMELYKAFRGSEPKVESLLKRAFG comes from the coding sequence ATGAATATTTTAACTGAAAAATTTAATACGCCATACCAGTCAGCACCGTTCAGTCAGATTAAAAATGACGATTACCTCCCGGCATTCCGGGAATTGATCCGCAAATCGGAAGAGGAAATCGATCATATTGTAAGGAATCTCGAAACTTCGTCTTTTGAGAATGTCATTGAAGCCTTAGCCTACTCCGGTGAACAGCTGGACCTGGCCTCGCATATATTTTTCAACCTCAACTCTGCAGAAACCAGCGACGAACTTCAACAGCTGGCTCAGGAGATCTCTCCCATTTTAACAGAGTATTCTTCCAAAATCTCTCAGAATGAAGCTTTATTTGATAAGATCAAGAAAGTATATGAAAACCGGGGAGAATACTCGCTTAATGAAGAACAAGAGATGCTCCTGGAAGAGACGTATAAAGGTTTTGTAAGAAGCGGAGCACTTCTGAATGAAGAGGATAAAGAAAAACTGAAGAAAATCAATATGGACCTTTCTTTAAAATCCCTTCAGTTCGGGCAGAATGTACTGGCTTCCACCAATGCCTATTATAAGCATATCACCCGTAAAGAAGATCTGACCGGTATTCCGGAGGCTATCCTGGAACAATATGCCGAAGAAGCAAAAGAAAGAGGCCTCGAAGGCTGGGTAATTACATTGCAATACCCAAGCTATATCCCCCTGATGACCTACTCCGAGAACCGTGAACTCAGAAAGGAACTGGCATTGGCGAACGGTAGAAAGTCATTTGACGGAGGTGAGTTTGACAATCAGGGACTTATTAAAGAACTCCTTCAGCTCAAGCAACAGAAGGCAAAGCTTCTGGGTTATGCCAATTATGCGGAATATGTGCTGGAAGAAAGAATGGCTAAATCTCCGGATTCGGTGCTAAATTTCCTGAATGAACTTTTAACCAAGGCAAAACCGTTTGCCGAAAAGGAAATCGAAGCACTGGAAAGCCTTGCTAAAGCAGATGGAATTGAAGCCCTGCAGAGTTATGACCATGCTTATTACGCTGAGAAACTCCGCAAGCAAAAGTTTGACCTCAACGATGAGGAATTAAAACCTTACTTTCCGCTGGAACAGGTACAGGAGGCTGTTTTCGGGCTATCGGAAAAGCTTTTCGGACTGACGTTTAAAGAGCGTACCGATATTCCTAAATACCACGAAGATGTTAAAACATACGAAGTACAGGAAAACGGAACGTATAAAGCATTGCTGTATGTTGATTACTTCCCGAGAAAAGGGAAAAGGGCCGGAGCCTGGATGACCAGCTATAAAAATCAATACAGGAAAAACGGTGATAATTCAAGGCCACATATTTCAATCGTTTGTAACTTTACAAAGCCTACGAAAGATACGCCAAGCCTGCTGACTTTCCAGGAAGTGACCACCTTATTCCATGAGTTCGGCCATGCGCTGCATGGAATGCTTGCTGACACCCAATATCCAAATTTATCCGGCACGTCTGTAAAATGGGATTTCGTAGAACTTCCTTCGCAGTTCCTGGAAAATTTCTGTTACGAGCCGGAATTCCTGAAAACATTTGCCCGCCATTACCAGACGGGGGCTGTACTTCCTGATGATAAGATCAGGAAAATAGAACAGTCCAAGAATTTCATGGAGGGCTACCAGACTTTGAGACAGATCGGATTCGGAGTCCTGGATATGAATTACCACACCAGGCCTTCAGAACTTGAGCACAAAAGTGTAAAGGAATTTGAGGATGAACATACAAAAGCCACACAGTTGTATCCATCCAATCCTGAAACAGCAATGAGCCCCAGCTTCTCCCATATCTTCCAGGGTGGTTATTCCGCCGGGTACTATTCCTATAAATGGGCGGAAGTACTTGATGCTGATGCTTTCCAGTATTTCAAGGAAGACGGGATTTTCAATCCTGAAGTAGCAGCAAAATATAAAATCCTGCTTTCTTCCGGCGGCACAAAAGACCCGATGGAACTGTACAAAGCCTTCAGGGGAAGCGAACCCAAAGTGGAAAGCCTCCTGAAAAGGGCATTCGGATAA
- a CDS encoding YqaE/Pmp3 family membrane protein, protein MLLAILLPFLSFMIRGKIITGIICMILQFTLIGWLPAAIWAALSLQNARAEKRNEKLIRAVRENRK, encoded by the coding sequence ATGCTTCTAGCCATCCTTCTACCATTTCTTTCATTCATGATCCGGGGGAAAATCATCACCGGAATCATCTGCATGATCCTTCAGTTCACTTTGATCGGATGGCTGCCCGCTGCTATATGGGCCGCTTTATCCCTGCAGAATGCGAGGGCTGAAAAACGGAACGAGAAGCTGATCCGGGCTGTAAGGGAAAACCGTAAATAA
- a CDS encoding lysylphosphatidylglycerol synthase transmembrane domain-containing protein, with product MEKSFTKPLKSVLTVVISLAFAGFFLWLALRGLDFKVIQKSLAKANYLWVLFAACFGIAAYWLRAIRWNLLLEPMGHTISNSNSLWSISFGYLMNLTIPRSGEVARATALYGVEKVPVDQSFGTIILERVVDLMCMLGFLGLTFIFKYDAILSFYHQSGIKVDPNKIIIGIVILAAGIGLFFAFRKKLAKVPVLDKIINFINGIFQGLTSIFRLKQKGKFILYTVGIWISYYLAAYLVCFALPETSDFTIADGFFIIVVGTLGMIVPASGGIGAFNLAMKYGFMALFIAMGRSAEWGGEMGLTYSFISLPLQITIMLVMGLISIPMLAKARNSRVSEEARG from the coding sequence ATGGAGAAAAGCTTTACAAAACCTTTAAAGTCCGTGCTTACGGTAGTTATTTCGCTTGCTTTTGCAGGCTTTTTTTTATGGCTTGCACTTAGAGGGCTGGATTTTAAAGTGATTCAGAAATCCCTTGCCAAAGCGAATTACCTTTGGGTATTGTTTGCCGCATGTTTCGGGATTGCCGCCTACTGGCTGCGCGCCATACGCTGGAACCTCCTCCTGGAACCTATGGGGCATACAATTTCCAATTCCAATTCTCTCTGGTCTATTTCTTTCGGATACCTGATGAACCTTACCATTCCGAGAAGCGGTGAAGTAGCACGGGCAACGGCCCTTTATGGAGTGGAAAAAGTTCCTGTGGACCAGTCATTCGGAACCATTATCCTGGAAAGGGTGGTTGATCTTATGTGTATGCTGGGCTTTTTAGGGCTGACGTTTATTTTTAAATATGATGCTATCCTGTCTTTCTACCATCAGTCGGGAATTAAGGTGGATCCCAATAAAATTATCATTGGCATTGTTATATTGGCGGCAGGGATCGGGCTGTTCTTCGCTTTCCGGAAAAAGCTGGCTAAAGTTCCTGTTCTGGACAAAATCATCAATTTCATCAACGGGATTTTCCAGGGCCTTACTTCCATTTTCAGATTAAAGCAAAAAGGAAAATTTATCCTGTATACGGTTGGGATCTGGATTTCCTATTACCTTGCTGCTTATCTGGTATGCTTTGCTTTGCCTGAAACTTCAGATTTTACCATCGCAGACGGATTCTTCATTATTGTGGTGGGAACACTCGGAATGATCGTTCCGGCCAGCGGGGGGATCGGTGCCTTTAATCTGGCTATGAAATACGGTTTTATGGCCTTATTCATTGCCATGGGTCGAAGTGCTGAATGGGGCGGGGAAATGGGCCTTACCTATTCTTTTATCTCATTGCCGCTACAGATCACAATTATGCTGGTGATGGGCCTTATTTCAATTCCGATGCTGGCGAAGGCAAGAAACAGCAGGGTTTCCGAAGAAGCCCGAGGCTAA
- the panD gene encoding aspartate 1-decarboxylase: MLIEVFKSKIHRVRVTASDLNYIGSITIDEELIEAAGLVVGERVYIVNVNNGERFDTYVIKGKRKSGEVCLNGPAARKVQRDDIIIIIAYAQMTPEEAQAFQPKIVFPDEKTNLLT; this comes from the coding sequence ATGTTAATCGAAGTTTTCAAGTCTAAAATTCACAGGGTACGAGTTACGGCTTCGGACCTTAATTATATAGGAAGTATTACCATAGACGAAGAGCTGATAGAGGCAGCCGGTCTGGTAGTGGGAGAAAGGGTTTATATTGTTAATGTAAACAACGGAGAGCGGTTTGATACGTACGTAATCAAAGGAAAGAGAAAATCAGGGGAAGTTTGCCTCAATGGCCCTGCCGCAAGAAAGGTGCAGCGTGATGATATCATTATTATTATTGCTTATGCACAGATGACCCCGGAAGAAGCGCAGGCGTTCCAGCCAAAAATTGTTTTCCCGGATGAAAAAACCAATCTTCTTACCTGA
- a CDS encoding HU family DNA-binding protein, translated as MNKSELIDAIAKDAGITKVAAKAALESFITNVTSTLKKKDGKVSLVGFGTFSVSERAARQGINPATKKPIKIAAKKVAKFKAGADLSHAVSGAKKK; from the coding sequence ATGAACAAGTCTGAATTAATCGACGCTATCGCGAAGGATGCCGGAATCACTAAGGTGGCTGCCAAAGCAGCTTTGGAATCTTTCATTACTAATGTAACTTCTACTTTAAAGAAAAAAGACGGAAAAGTTTCTTTAGTAGGATTCGGTACTTTCTCAGTATCTGAGCGTGCTGCAAGACAAGGAATTAACCCTGCAACTAAAAAGCCGATCAAAATCGCAGCTAAAAAAGTAGCAAAATTCAAAGCGGGAGCTGATCTTTCACATGCAGTTTCAGGAGCTAAGAAGAAATAA
- the pdxH gene encoding pyridoxamine 5'-phosphate oxidase — protein sequence MENLHDKRKVYDKSQLIESEVKHNPIEQFRDWYSEAGAHPNISEANAMAVSTLEDDGCPRTRMVLLKSYTYEGFIFYTNYNSRKGRSIEKNHKACLHFFWPGLERQVIIKAHLEKIADNLSDGYFHSRPKGSQLGAVVSPQSEVIPDREFLEYKLKELEEKYENTEVPRPENWGGYIARPYEIEFWQGRPNRLHDRILYTLEGVDWKISRLAP from the coding sequence ATGGAAAACCTGCATGATAAGAGAAAAGTCTATGATAAGTCCCAACTTATTGAAAGTGAGGTAAAACATAATCCCATTGAACAGTTCAGGGACTGGTATTCCGAAGCAGGGGCCCATCCGAATATTTCTGAAGCCAATGCGATGGCTGTTTCCACCCTGGAAGATGACGGTTGTCCGCGTACCCGAATGGTGCTCCTGAAATCATATACGTATGAAGGTTTTATTTTTTATACCAACTATAACAGCCGGAAGGGAAGATCCATAGAAAAGAACCATAAAGCCTGCCTGCATTTTTTCTGGCCGGGACTGGAAAGACAGGTAATCATAAAGGCGCATTTAGAAAAAATTGCAGACAACCTGAGTGATGGCTATTTCCACTCGAGGCCAAAAGGTAGCCAGCTGGGAGCTGTAGTATCTCCGCAGAGCGAGGTTATCCCGGATCGTGAATTTCTTGAATATAAGCTTAAAGAACTCGAAGAAAAATATGAAAATACCGAAGTTCCAAGACCTGAAAACTGGGGAGGCTATATAGCAAGGCCTTATGAAATAGAATTCTGGCAGGGAAGGCCAAACCGGTTGCATGACAGGATCCTGTACACATTAGAAGGGGTGGACTGGAAGATTTCTCGCCTTGCACCGTGA
- a CDS encoding YqgE/AlgH family protein, which produces MNYSYKGKILISTPDISGDIFSRSVVLVIEHNDQGAFGLILNKKNGQMSDRFKEFFDFKIEVYDGGPVENDKVLFIVKGKKVTEVYTEITHEFYLTEDIENIISAVLNGELSIHDVKIFSGYSGWSPMQLDNEIQKKVWTVVDVYNLDYTLPNDQTLWKSIMQNLGGEFLLWANSPEDISLN; this is translated from the coding sequence ATGAATTACTCATACAAAGGTAAAATATTAATTTCCACACCTGATATTTCCGGGGATATTTTTTCAAGATCCGTAGTATTGGTCATCGAACACAATGACCAGGGTGCATTTGGCTTAATATTGAATAAGAAGAACGGCCAGATGAGTGACAGGTTCAAAGAATTTTTCGATTTCAAAATTGAAGTATACGACGGTGGCCCTGTAGAGAATGACAAGGTGCTTTTCATTGTGAAAGGAAAGAAGGTCACTGAAGTATATACTGAAATCACGCATGAATTTTATCTTACAGAAGATATTGAAAATATCATCAGTGCCGTTTTGAACGGTGAACTGAGTATCCATGATGTGAAAATCTTCTCAGGATATTCCGGGTGGTCGCCCATGCAGCTGGATAACGAAATCCAGAAGAAAGTCTGGACTGTAGTAGACGTCTACAACCTGGATTATACCTTGCCTAATGACCAGACGCTCTGGAAATCCATCATGCAGAACCTGGGCGGAGAATTCCTGCTATGGGCCAATTCACCGGAAGATATATCGCTTAATTAA
- a CDS encoding aminotransferase class IV gives MENQYFTSGELQVRNRAFMMGDSVKVSFFISNAQLIMDEECYFFLMASMRKMRMNIPLTYTLEFFQHLFRSEVIEGKGILNGIIHFQVFRNQDEGMLAASSVSYFYEAEEKDVIAIQPRLLELDLIKEINVNNNLLSNIRVHCPENIYGEIYAQENDLDDVILLNPNKRIARTTSGNLLFLEGDTIKIPKHSEGAYISPLLENLVTFLHKNNMADIQEHEIIAFESQKAEEILLVSDEKGIFPVGKIRNKTFGNIRFTEMIERWKQQF, from the coding sequence TTGGAAAATCAATATTTTACATCAGGTGAATTACAGGTCAGGAACAGGGCTTTTATGATGGGAGATTCTGTTAAGGTTTCATTTTTCATCAGCAATGCTCAGCTCATTATGGATGAAGAGTGTTATTTCTTCCTGATGGCTTCCATGAGAAAAATGCGGATGAACATTCCCCTTACGTATACCCTGGAATTTTTCCAGCATCTTTTCCGCAGTGAAGTGATAGAAGGAAAAGGCATTCTTAACGGGATTATTCATTTCCAGGTGTTCAGGAATCAGGATGAAGGAATGCTGGCCGCATCATCGGTGTCTTATTTTTATGAAGCGGAAGAGAAAGATGTTATTGCCATCCAGCCCAGGCTGCTGGAGCTGGACCTGATTAAAGAAATCAATGTTAATAACAATTTATTAAGCAATATCAGGGTACATTGCCCGGAAAACATTTACGGGGAAATTTACGCTCAGGAAAATGACCTGGATGACGTTATTTTGCTCAACCCGAATAAAAGGATTGCACGTACCACTTCAGGAAACCTGCTGTTCCTCGAAGGTGACACGATAAAGATACCTAAACATTCAGAAGGCGCGTATATCTCTCCTCTGCTTGAAAACCTGGTCACGTTTTTACACAAGAATAACATGGCCGATATCCAGGAACATGAAATCATTGCATTTGAGTCCCAGAAGGCAGAAGAGATCCTGCTGGTATCTGATGAAAAAGGAATATTCCCGGTAGGGAAAATTAGAAATAAAACGTTTGGTAATATCCGTTTTACGGAAATGATAGAACGCTGGAAGCAGCAATTCTAA
- a CDS encoding START-like domain-containing protein, which translates to MSKHKVHYEFPMHCLSEILYEYLATAEGLSEWFADEVTEKGDDFFFSWGGGPAEKATLIRYKPEGFVRFRWEEDEGTKHFFEMTITVDDITEDLALNITDFCEEGDEEENAMYWENLIENLRIKLGAA; encoded by the coding sequence ATGTCGAAACATAAAGTCCATTACGAATTTCCAATGCATTGTCTGTCAGAGATTTTATACGAATATCTGGCGACCGCTGAAGGGCTTTCCGAATGGTTTGCGGATGAAGTTACGGAGAAAGGTGATGATTTCTTTTTTAGCTGGGGAGGAGGCCCTGCTGAGAAAGCAACATTGATTAGATATAAGCCTGAAGGTTTTGTCCGTTTCAGATGGGAAGAGGATGAAGGGACCAAACATTTTTTTGAAATGACCATTACGGTTGATGATATTACAGAGGATCTTGCCCTGAATATTACGGATTTCTGTGAAGAGGGAGATGAGGAAGAAAATGCCATGTATTGGGAAAACCTTATTGAAAACCTTAGAATTAAATTAGGAGCGGCTTAA